A region from the Chrysoperla carnea chromosome 4, inChrCarn1.1, whole genome shotgun sequence genome encodes:
- the LOC123298913 gene encoding uncharacterized protein LOC123298913: MALMVTHGQDYDVTDIQCTFATNPINTNTITAPTGRDSIIARLKKPEGFRGNPLFADDRSVDPETDLQCQIRPDPQDSTGLTYNLRITDFSRCGVLKRNGFVHVRVWFPQFPGVVMQSDQELIIMCKPPEPTVIENKAAGFAGSFPHGARVSGVVEETPGRLEYEVALYKEAPAARLSNSTNAMAGELPVDQAVPIGTKLQLRARINPESAWKYVKLMEVTVSPDPDDPHMPGSVALVKEGCRNRDFASIIPHQPARYRDRHNEVFLDFEAFLLSTMKERSTLWIHSQIKACMDATDCQPDFCLDLFEPSGHGRKRRELPKVQDKSVKTLLQQDSHNINDTQFTKIKENLEYTVLMPGDLYHRTPVTENSCSTFLAISGVLGCLLFLSAAIMCWLASRLHVALLSNTPTKSIDQLVREHTRHDSIGYTGRAMTQ, from the exons ATGGCATTAATg gTAACACATGGACAAGACTACGATGTTACAGATATACAGTGTACATTCGCAACAAATCCGAtcaatacaaatacaataacaGCACCAACCGGTCGAGATTCAATAATAGCACGTTTAAAGAAACCTGAAGGATTTCGTGGTAATCCATTGTTTGCAGACGATCGAAGTGTTGATCCTGAAACGGATTTACAATGTCAAATACGACCAGATCCACAAGATAGTACTGGATTGACGTATAACTTACGGATAACAGATTTTTCACGATGTGGTGTTTTAAAACGAAAC GGTTTCGTTCATGTTCGAGTATGGTTTCCACAATTTCCTGGCGTTGTAATGCAATCTGATCAAGAACTGATTATTATGTGTAAGCCGCCTGAACCAACGgtaattgaaaataaagctGCAGGATTCGCTGGtagttt CCCACATGGTGCCAGAGTATCGGGGGTTGTAGAAGAAACACCAGGTCGATTAGAATATGAAGTGGCCTTATACAAAGAAGCACCCGCCGCAAGACTTTCAAATTCAACGAACGCAATGGCTGGCGAGCTACCAGTGGATCAAGCAGTTCCAATTGGTACAAAACTACAATTAAGGGCTCGTATAAATCCAGAATCAGCTTGGAAATATGTGAAGTTAATGGAAGTTACTGTGAGTCCTGATCCAGACGATCCACATATGCCAGGAAGTGTTGCCCTGGTGAAAGAagg ATGTCGGAATCGAGATTTTGCATCGATAATCCCACATCAACCAGCTCGCTATCGTGACAGACATAATGAAGTATTTCTTGATTTTGAAGCATTCTTGTTAAGTACAATGAAAGAACGTTCCACACTTTGGATTCATTCACAAATTAAAGCATGTATGGATGCTACCGATTGTCAACCTGATTTTTGTTTAGATTTATTTGAACCGTCTGGTCATGGACGTAAAAGAAGAGAGTTGCCAAAAGTTCAAGATAAATCCGTAAAAACATTGTTACAGCAAGATTCGCATAACATAAATGATactcaatttacaaaaattaaagaaaatttagagTATACTGTTCTTATGCCGGGTG attTATATCATCGAACACCAGTCACAGAAAACTCATGTAGTACATTTCTAGCAATATCCGGTGTTTTAGGTTGCTTACTATTTTTATCAGCTGCTATTATGTGTTGGCTAGCATCGAGATTACATGTTGCCTTACTTTCAAATACACCAACAAAATCAATCGATCAACTTGTACGAGAACATACGAGACACGATAGTATTGGATACACGGGCCGAGCAATGACTCAGtga
- the LOC123299299 gene encoding RNA exonuclease 5, translating to MLRKISLNYVLRVVNYIASCILNFKFSVWMLGTMSYSSELKSSTIKPLNMKQMARLEKKKKKVTAFLEIAKLNEQDRKLQQEVEVAEENDNNCTEPVTKRLKIHEEKQLNSENLENSKKNSISIKKEYQMLKKEVQERKIKIKQPKFMLKAVGDKAHLSLNGNERIPLFLSDIQHLLLYSQSGHFASYTPSRWCQLDKYNRISHTIVLVVENLSIYHYTSYQSNFNILNTKFKDNQVEVLTPTCYGGNMIQELVSVPLTNTQRSKLIKKYGSVQAAIQMTGEVFKMLRAVFPIDHRGPKIEYIGNLPESDKFPRTTLLLSAAQLVEENYPIPLKGELSEKYSDYVLTKDAYKPVTPFSPMFGLDCEMCRTTSGNLELTRISIVNEKLHTIYEKLVKPDNKIVDYLTRFSGITKEMLDGITTKLSDVQQDLRELLPADAILVGQSLNFDLHTLKMMHPYIIDTSVIFNMSGDRTRKTKLATLAREYLSERIQASRNGHCSVEDSKASLKLAQLKLTKTVEYGDAVLGGRHNTEKYELNNEMKTQHAYATNLFKHLTVSNEKNAFIVGCDQVIDEYTSFVDKSNVTYDYESKDKKIKCETVQTNQLCVQRLCESAKDYSFALGHINLNDEQLNHENASNTFSLLDEWIANIWTHMEPRGFFIVLFSGQCQGASGVGFITIKRDNRT from the exons atgTTAAGAAAAATATCACTGAATTATGTCCTACGGGTAGTTAATTATATCGCTTCATGTAttctcaattttaaatttag TGTATGGATGTTGGGGACAATGTCATATTCAAGTGAATTAAAATCATCAACCATTAAACcattaaatatgaaacaaatggCTAGActtgaaaagaaaaagaaaaaggtgacagcatttttagaaatagcaaaattaaatgaacaagATAGAAAATTACAACAAGAGGTAGAAGTAGctgaagaaaatgataataactgtACAGAACCAGTTacaaaacgtttaaaaatacatgaagaaaaacaattaaattcagaaaatttagaGAATAGTAAGAAAAAttctatttctataaaaaaagaatatcaaatgttaaaaaaagag GTACAAGaacgtaaaattaaaataaaacaaccaAAATTCATGTTAAAAGCCGTTGGCGATAAAGCACACCTATCATTGAATGGAAATGAACgtataccattatttttaagtgatattcaacatttattattatattcacaatCCGGACATTTCGCATCATACACTCCATCACGATGGTGTCAATTGGATAAATATAATCGTATTAGTCATACTATAGTTTTAGTTGTTGAGAATCTATCGATATATCACTATACATCGTATCAATCAAATTTCAACATATTAAATACGAAATTTAAAGATAATCAAGTTGAAGTATTAACACCAACTTGTTATGGTGGTAACATGATACAAGAACTTGTATCCGTTCCTCTAACTAATACACAACGGAGTAAACTTATCAAGAAATACG gTAGTGTACAAGCTGCAATACAAATGACCGGAGAAGTATTTAAAATGTTACGTGCCGTATTTCCAATTGATCATAGGGGTCCAAAAATCGAATATATTGGTAATTTACCAGAATCGGATAAATTTCCCCGTactacattattattatcagcGGCACAGCTAGTTGAAGAGAATTATCCAATTCCGTTAAAGGGTGaattatcagaaaaatattCGGATTATGTTCTAACGAAAGATGCTTATAAACCTGTTACACCATTTTCACCAATGTTTGGCTTGGATTGTGAAATGTGTCGTACAACAAGTGGAAATTTAGAGTTAACACGTATTTCAATTGTTAATGAAAAATTGCATACGATTTATGAAAAGCTGGTTAAACctgataataaaattgttgattatTTAACACGATTTTCag gaATAACAAAAGAAATGTTAGATGGTATCACAACAAAACTATCAGACGTTCAACAAGATTTACGTGAACTATTACCAGCCGATGCCATACTTGTTGGTCAATCATTAAACTTTGATTTACATACATTAAAAATGATGCATCCATACATAATTGATACAAGTGTTATATTTAATATGTCCGGTGATCGTACACGTAAAACAAAATTAGCAACACTAGCACGTGAATATCTATCGGAACGTATTCAAGCCAGTCGTAATGGACATTGTTCTGTTGAAGATAGTAAAGCGTCATTAAAACTAGCACAGTTAAAATTAACGAAAACTGTTGAATACGGTGATGCGGTCTTAGGCGGACGACATAAtactgaaaaatatgaattaaataatgaaatgaaaacaCAACATGCATATGCTacgaatttatttaaacatttaacg gtatcaaatgaaaagAATGCATTTATTGTTGGATGTGATCAAGTGATTGATGAGTATACATCGTTTGTGGATAAGTCAAATGTAACATATGATTATGAGTCCAAAGATAAGAAGATTAAATGTGAAACGGTTCAAACAAATCAATTATGTGTACAAAGATTGTGTGAAAGTGCAAAAGATTATAGTTTTGCTTTGGgtcatattaatttaaatgatgaACAACTTAATCATGAGAATGCTTCAAATACATTTAG TTTATTGGATGAATGGATAGCGAACATATGGACACATATGGAACCTAGAGGATTTTTTATAGTGTTATTTAGTGGCCAATGTCAAGGAGCAAGTGGTGTtggttttattacaattaaaagaGATAATAGAACGTAA